The genome window GAAACAAAAGAATACGCCTTTATCATTTGAAATCAGGCGTATTCTTCTCTTTCTGTTTATCGACTTATTTATCGAAAATACTTCATTTTGTCATTTTTATTTTTCGTAGAATTTTGGATTCCAATAATCTTTATTTAATTCCAAAAAGTCATCCAGAATAGCTTTACCAACACGATAAGAAGGTACAGTCTTATTTAAAAGGATAGCCTGTAATGCTTTTTCATATGAACCTTCCAGACAAGCTTCCACTGCTAACTTCTCATAACCTTTTTGAGCTTCCATCAATGATTTATGGAACTGTGGAATATATCCTACTGAAGTAGGCTCTACACCTGATGCTCCTACATAACATGGTACTTCAACTACTGCATCATGATTAAAGTTTCCAATTGCTCCTCTATTCATCACATTTACCATGAATCTTTCTCGCTTATCATTGATAATAGAGCTTGCTAGATCAACAATATAATTTCCATGGACACCTGATACTAAATAAGAGTCCTTTGTTGTTTGTTTCTCAATAACTCTACGACATTCTTCATAAACAGTTATTTCACGTCCTGCTAAAACTGTATCTGCTCGTGTAACATCGTGATCAAACATTTCTAACATTTCATCATGGAAATAGTAATACTGTAAATAACATAGTGGTAAGAAGTCAGGATATGCTTTGAATCCTTTGATAACATTATTAAATGTTTTATACCAATATTCATCAAGTTTTCCTTCATCTTTATCTGCACTTAGCCCAGTAACTTTACCTGATAGTACTTCTTCTCTAAGTTTAGGAAGTAAATCTTCACCCTTTTTATTGTAGATGTTTGTATACCAACCAAAGTGATTTAATCCAAAATATTTGAATGTTAAATCTTTTTCATCATATCCAAGATATGCAGCTACTTGTTCCTGCTGAGAAATTGGCATATCACAAATACATAGCATTTTTGCTTGTGGATATGTACGATAAACTGCTTCAGATACCATGGCTTCTGGATTAGAGTAATTTAACAACCATGCATCTGGACATACTTCAACTGCTGTTTTTACAATTTCCAGAATAGCTGGAATGGTACGAAGTGCGAATGAAAATCCTCCTAATCCACATGTTTCCTGACCAATTAATCCATGCTTGTAGCATGTATGTTCATCGATAGAACGTTGCTCGTTTCTGCCTGGACGAATTTGTATAAATACATAATTTGCGCCTATTAATGCTTCTTTCAAATCTGTTGTCCAGCTTGTCTTGATTTCTGGACGATGTTCTTTCATATAAATTTTATTAAATTCTCCCATATGATATACACGATCGTGTTCAATATCATGCAAACACAATTCTGTCATATTCAATTCTTCTGACTTGTTTGCAAGTGCTGCTAAAATACCTGGTGTGTGTGTTGATCCTGCTCCAATAATTACAAATTTATTACCCATGTTCGTAGTCCTCCTTTTATACTAGTTTTCTAACATTTCTTTAAATTCTCTTGCTACTTTATTTACTTCTGTTCCAATAATAATCTGAATTGATGTTTCTCCAAATCTTACAACTCCTTTGGCTCCTGTTTTCTTAATATTTTCTTCATTTACCAAAGAACCATCTTTTAATTCAAGACGTAATCTTGTAACACAGTTTTCTACTTCTTCTACATTATCTTTACCACCAATGTTTTGTAATATTTTCTTGGCCATGTACTGATAATTTGTATGCTCTAACTTAATATTAATTTCCTCAGTAGATACTTCATTCTCATCAAATTTTAATTCTTCTTCTCTTCCTGGAGTTTTTAAATCCCATTTTTCAATCATAATCTTAAATCCAAAGTAATAAATAAAGAAGAAGACGATACCAATTGGAACAATCATCCAACCATTTGTACTTAACTTAAAGTTCAAAATATAGTCAATGACACAGAAATTAACTGACATACCAAAGTGAACATTAAGTAAATATAATATTGCCCCAGCAGTACCAGTTAATAATGCATGAAATGCATAAAGTCTAGGTGCAACAAACATAAATGAGAATTCAATTGGTTCTGTGATACCTGCAACAAAGGTTGTCAATGATGCAGAACTCATTAATGACTTCGTTTTCTCTTTATTCTTTTCTTTTGCAGTTTTATACATTGCTAAACATGCACCAGGAAGTCCAAACATCATTGGAATAAAGAACATTGCTAAGAACAAACCTGCTGTAGGATCTCCTGCTAAGAATCTTGGGATTTCTCCTTTTACAATTTCTCCACTTGCGGTAGTAAAACTTCCTAATTCGTAATAGATATAGGTGTTAACTACATGATGTAATCCAATTGGTATTAACAGACGATTTGTCAATCCAAAGACAAATACCCCTAATGCACCAGCACCAGCAATCCAAATACCAAAATTATTTAAACCTGCTTGGCAAGGCACCCAAAGAAAACTGAACAAAATAGCCAAAGGAATAGCTACAAGTGGTGCTAATGTAACTACAAACTTCTCCCCAGTAAAGAACGAGAACATAGCCGGAGTTTTCCACTCTTTACTATAATTAAATACAATGGCTGTCATAACACCAACTAAAATACCAGCAAATACTCCCATATTGACTGCTTCGTTCATATAGACCAAAACAGCTTTAAATACTGATAATGAGATAATTGCACCAATAATCGGTATTGATCTGTCTTTAGCTTTTGCATATGCTATAACAGCACCGATTGCAAAAAGCACATCCATCATACCAAATACTACCCATCCAGCAGTCTCTAGTACTGGCATATTCAACATATCTACAGCACTTAAACGAGCAAGCAAACCAGC of Clostridioides sp. ES-S-0054-01 contains these proteins:
- a CDS encoding 6-phospho-alpha-glucosidase, with amino-acid sequence MGNKFVIIGAGSTHTPGILAALANKSEELNMTELCLHDIEHDRVYHMGEFNKIYMKEHRPEIKTSWTTDLKEALIGANYVFIQIRPGRNEQRSIDEHTCYKHGLIGQETCGLGGFSFALRTIPAILEIVKTAVEVCPDAWLLNYSNPEAMVSEAVYRTYPQAKMLCICDMPISQQEQVAAYLGYDEKDLTFKYFGLNHFGWYTNIYNKKGEDLLPKLREEVLSGKVTGLSADKDEGKLDEYWYKTFNNVIKGFKAYPDFLPLCYLQYYYFHDEMLEMFDHDVTRADTVLAGREITVYEECRRVIEKQTTKDSYLVSGVHGNYIVDLASSIINDKRERFMVNVMNRGAIGNFNHDAVVEVPCYVGASGVEPTSVGYIPQFHKSLMEAQKGYEKLAVEACLEGSYEKALQAILLNKTVPSYRVGKAILDDFLELNKDYWNPKFYEK
- a CDS encoding PTS transporter subunit EIIC, whose product is MFNKALKQLSKLGKAMLIPIAATPVAGLLARLSAVDMLNMPVLETAGWVVFGMMDVLFAIGAVIAYAKAKDRSIPIIGAIISLSVFKAVLVYMNEAVNMGVFAGILVGVMTAIVFNYSKEWKTPAMFSFFTGEKFVVTLAPLVAIPLAILFSFLWVPCQAGLNNFGIWIAGAGALGVFVFGLTNRLLIPIGLHHVVNTYIYYELGSFTTASGEIVKGEIPRFLAGDPTAGLFLAMFFIPMMFGLPGACLAMYKTAKEKNKEKTKSLMSSASLTTFVAGITEPIEFSFMFVAPRLYAFHALLTGTAGAILYLLNVHFGMSVNFCVIDYILNFKLSTNGWMIVPIGIVFFFIYYFGFKIMIEKWDLKTPGREEELKFDENEVSTEEINIKLEHTNYQYMAKKILQNIGGKDNVEEVENCVTRLRLELKDGSLVNEENIKKTGAKGVVRFGETSIQIIIGTEVNKVAREFKEMLEN